A DNA window from Microcystis aeruginosa NIES-843 contains the following coding sequences:
- a CDS encoding DUF433 domain-containing protein, whose amino-acid sequence MLTEINIGTFIKSDPKIHGGCPIIAGTAVTVRRIVIWYKLGYSPEEIADEIPHLSLAQVYAALTYYHTNKETIEAEIIAEAAEADRIEALHYSSSYE is encoded by the coding sequence ATGTTAACAGAGATCAATATTGGCACTTTCATAAAAAGCGATCCCAAAATTCATGGAGGTTGTCCTATTATCGCGGGAACTGCTGTTACTGTACGAAGAATAGTGATCTGGTATAAATTAGGATATAGCCCTGAAGAAATTGCCGATGAAATCCCTCATCTTTCTTTGGCACAAGTTTATGCCGCTCTAACTTACTATCATACTAACAAAGAAACAATAGAAGCAGAAATTATAGCCGAAGCCGCCGAAGCAGATCGCATTGAAGCATTACATTATTCTTCTTCTTATGAGTAG
- a CDS encoding transposase, which produces MNEPKKHRQSIRLKGYDYRLNGAYYITICSYQKQYLFGEIVEVNMEQNLLGDTIEAVWYRLPLNFKFIELDAFIVMPNHIHGIIVIQNYDLEKTEYDSQYTHGTMPESLGAIVQNFKSISSRKINRLCGDHLKVWQRNYYEHIIRNEDSYQKIRQYILDNPRNWEQDENNLNKFKPM; this is translated from the coding sequence ATGAATGAACCCAAAAAACATCGACAATCTATTCGCTTAAAAGGCTATGATTATAGACTTAATGGAGCTTATTATATAACAATTTGTTCTTATCAGAAGCAGTATCTATTTGGTGAAATTGTTGAAGTAAATATGGAGCAGAATTTACTTGGTGATACTATTGAAGCGGTATGGTATAGACTACCTCTAAATTTTAAATTTATTGAACTAGATGCTTTTATTGTCATGCCCAATCATATTCATGGAATTATAGTAATACAAAATTATGATCTGGAAAAGACCGAATACGATTCTCAATATACTCACGGTACAATGCCGGAATCTTTGGGGGCTATTGTGCAGAATTTCAAATCAATTTCTAGTCGTAAAATTAATCGTTTATGTGGCGATCACCTCAAAGTTTGGCAGCGCAATTATTATGAACATATCATTCGCAATGAAGATTCTTATCAAAAAATCCGGCAATACATTCTTGACAATCCGCGAAATTGGGAACAAGACGAGAACAATCTTAATAAATTCAAACCAATGTAG
- a CDS encoding STAS domain-containing protein, giving the protein MKSPVKVPEIALFEPNGYITAANVLEFQEQLTNLVNRSRSITFLVDMSRVEFLDSAGLMALVTAFRLAQSQEKSFNICSISPSVKIIFELTQLDRVLSIFPSRADFDAVITLPQAA; this is encoded by the coding sequence ATGAAAAGTCCTGTAAAAGTCCCGGAAATTGCTCTATTTGAGCCAAACGGCTATATTACCGCCGCTAACGTCCTAGAATTTCAAGAGCAGCTCACCAATCTGGTTAACCGGAGTCGCTCTATCACTTTTCTCGTGGATATGAGTAGGGTGGAATTCCTCGACAGCGCTGGATTAATGGCTTTAGTTACTGCCTTTCGTCTGGCTCAAAGTCAAGAAAAATCTTTCAATATCTGTTCTATTTCACCTTCAGTCAAGATTATCTTTGAATTAACCCAACTAGACCGGGTTCTCTCGATTTTCCCTAGCCGTGCTGACTTTGATGCTGTTATCACCCTCCCCCAAGCGGCGTAA
- a CDS encoding ATP-binding protein gives MKEDEWAQQFLNQMGLISAQPLRQRENTAKFGIAGIGAELKEKSIDINKPLFPELSFEDLLKRALKKYERVIIAVDDLDKQDPATVKQLLLNAQGMLKSGAWFILTGHPSGLTRDILISERGLFDFAIKLEPLEQSVMYEMLVNYLNSVRSQDCQYSVKDPQAVKPFTPDTAKMLCERSNGVPRYLNRLGSYILQKASELNAETITPQILEEGFIYADQQMRGLPGLTPADFMLIDLILERDKLSDENITLEDLQKLQVQEFSELLPIIDKLVELDLIRRLPNDQAIEFALTPLLLPSQETQK, from the coding sequence ATGAAAGAAGATGAATGGGCGCAACAATTCTTAAATCAAATGGGATTAATTTCAGCCCAACCTTTAAGACAACGAGAGAATACAGCTAAATTTGGAATTGCAGGAATTGGTGCAGAATTAAAAGAAAAAAGTATTGATATTAATAAACCACTCTTTCCTGAACTTAGTTTTGAAGACTTATTAAAAAGAGCATTAAAAAAATATGAGCGAGTGATTATTGCTGTTGATGACTTGGATAAACAAGATCCTGCAACTGTAAAACAATTACTTTTAAATGCTCAAGGAATGCTAAAATCAGGAGCATGGTTTATTTTGACTGGTCATCCTTCGGGTTTAACCAGAGATATTTTAATTAGTGAAAGAGGATTATTTGATTTTGCGATTAAATTAGAACCTCTTGAACAATCTGTTATGTATGAAATGCTGGTTAATTACCTTAACAGTGTACGTTCTCAAGATTGTCAATATTCGGTAAAAGATCCCCAAGCAGTTAAACCTTTTACACCAGATACAGCTAAGATGTTGTGTGAGAGATCTAATGGTGTTCCGCGTTATTTAAATCGTTTAGGTAGCTATATTTTACAGAAAGCATCTGAATTAAATGCCGAAACTATTACACCTCAAATCTTAGAAGAAGGATTTATTTATGCTGACCAACAAATGCGAGGTCTGCCAGGATTAACCCCAGCAGATTTTATGTTGATAGATCTAATTCTAGAAAGGGATAAATTATCAGATGAAAATATTACTTTAGAAGATTTACAAAAGTTGCAAGTTCAAGAATTTAGTGAATTACTTCCAATTATTGACAAATTAGTAGAATTAGATTTAATTAGAAGATTGCCTAATGACCAAGCTATAGAATTTGCCTTAACTCCATTATTATTACCTTCTCAAGAAACGCAAAAATAA
- a CDS encoding IS630-like element ISMae27 family transposase — MSGVPNINVAESVEDLKSLLKQQVTSLNFAKVQSLYLLKIKEVETVRHLAVLIGRSERTIHRWLSCYREGGIENLLSEPEKLGRPKKISVEEAALIQNELKDPEGFQSYKEIHFWVSIILEIPTSYITVYRLVRNELQAKLKVARPQNLKQLPGEVKIFQNNLSEQLQALLEKESEKVSQYLKVRFWCQDESRFGCHTIVRDKITIKGIKPLGNFQYNFQYLWLYGLIEPRTGSSFFYEFSHLDGECFNQYLTLFSQAFSEELHIIQLDNAPAHTATDLEIPDNIILFYQPPYCPEVNPIERVWLYLKNLLAWGNFNSLDNLRSKLYHLLNSLSNDTIGYLTGWSWILEALCLSGI; from the coding sequence ATGAGTGGAGTCCCTAATATTAATGTTGCTGAGTCAGTAGAAGACTTAAAATCCTTGTTGAAGCAACAAGTAACCTCTTTAAACTTTGCTAAAGTACAATCCCTGTATCTACTAAAAATTAAGGAGGTAGAAACGGTTCGTCATCTCGCCGTGTTAATAGGACGCTCAGAAAGAACTATTCATCGCTGGTTAAGTTGTTATCGAGAAGGAGGGATAGAAAATCTCTTGTCAGAACCAGAAAAACTGGGAAGACCCAAAAAGATTTCAGTGGAAGAAGCCGCTCTAATTCAGAATGAATTAAAAGACCCAGAAGGATTTCAAAGTTATAAAGAAATTCATTTTTGGGTATCAATTATTTTAGAAATACCCACCAGTTATATAACTGTTTACCGTCTCGTAAGAAATGAATTACAAGCTAAATTAAAAGTGGCTCGACCTCAAAATTTAAAACAATTACCAGGAGAAGTAAAAATATTCCAAAATAATCTATCTGAACAGCTACAAGCTTTACTAGAAAAGGAATCTGAAAAAGTTAGTCAATATTTAAAAGTCCGCTTCTGGTGTCAAGATGAAAGTCGCTTCGGCTGTCATACCATTGTCAGAGATAAAATAACAATTAAAGGCATAAAGCCCCTTGGTAATTTTCAGTATAATTTTCAATATCTCTGGCTCTATGGTTTAATAGAACCTCGAACAGGTAGCAGTTTTTTCTATGAATTTTCTCATTTAGATGGGGAATGTTTTAATCAATATTTAACGCTTTTTTCTCAAGCTTTTTCTGAGGAATTACATATTATTCAATTAGATAATGCTCCCGCACATACGGCGACCGACCTAGAAATACCTGATAATATTATCCTATTTTATCAACCTCCCTATTGTCCAGAAGTAAATCCAATTGAGAGAGTTTGGCTATATTTGAAAAACCTATTGGCCTGGGGCAATTTTAACTCCCTTGATAACTTAAGAAGTAAACTTTACCATCTTTTAAATTCTCTATCCAATGACACGATCGGGTATTTGACGGGATGGTCTTGGATTTTAGAAGCTCTATGTCTGTCAGGAATTTAG
- a CDS encoding ISL3-like element ISMae36 family transposase codes for MILDKFLNLKGTCIQGYLHLENIGIVCRIESKNQKATCPRCGLESDKLHQNHRHLVKDLPISGQPVYLQINRRQFKCDNCQRPFSEELDFVAKKRTYTKRLAANILEQLKEGDILNVSRINDVTEEEIQRMIEDIAEEITEPDLSELKRLGIDEIALVKGQKNYCAVLVNLDTGKLIAILEKRTQEELRETLTGWGKEVLEQIEEVSIDLWLPYKNLVKELMPSAEVVADRFHVMKQINQELDEQRRAEKRAVEAQKNKKQKAEKEAKLEVLKRSKYSLLKNEEDLTEPQKIKLEAIKEKFPNLKKMQELKEELRTIYETSKNPTEGLLSISEWLAKSSSVFTKSCQTIRNWFGEIISYFERRTTNGVVEGINNKLKLIKRRGYGFRNFRNFWVRSMLSWHLVC; via the coding sequence ATGATACTTGACAAATTTTTGAACCTAAAAGGAACCTGTATTCAAGGCTATCTACACCTAGAAAATATCGGTATAGTTTGCCGAATCGAATCGAAAAATCAAAAAGCAACCTGTCCTCGTTGTGGGTTAGAGAGCGATAAACTCCACCAAAATCATCGACATTTAGTCAAAGATTTACCAATCTCAGGTCAACCAGTATACCTACAAATTAATCGTCGTCAATTTAAGTGCGATAATTGTCAGAGACCCTTTAGCGAAGAGTTAGATTTTGTCGCCAAGAAACGAACCTATACGAAAAGACTAGCCGCAAATATACTCGAACAATTAAAAGAAGGAGATATTTTAAATGTTAGTCGAATAAATGACGTAACGGAAGAAGAGATTCAAAGAATGATAGAGGACATCGCCGAAGAAATTACAGAGCCAGACCTATCGGAATTAAAAAGACTAGGAATTGATGAAATCGCTCTAGTCAAAGGACAAAAAAATTACTGTGCGGTTTTAGTAAATTTAGATACGGGAAAACTAATAGCTATTCTAGAGAAGCGAACACAAGAAGAGTTGAGAGAAACGCTTACGGGCTGGGGAAAAGAGGTGTTAGAGCAAATTGAAGAAGTGAGCATAGACCTTTGGTTGCCTTATAAAAATTTGGTGAAAGAATTGATGCCATCGGCCGAAGTAGTCGCCGATAGATTCCATGTAATGAAACAAATTAATCAAGAGTTAGACGAACAGAGAAGAGCGGAAAAAAGAGCCGTAGAAGCGCAGAAAAATAAAAAACAGAAAGCGGAAAAAGAAGCGAAGCTAGAAGTTTTAAAGCGAAGTAAATATAGCCTGTTAAAAAATGAAGAAGATTTAACGGAACCCCAAAAAATTAAACTAGAAGCTATCAAAGAAAAATTCCCAAATTTGAAAAAGATGCAGGAATTAAAGGAAGAATTAAGAACGATTTATGAAACCTCAAAGAATCCGACAGAGGGACTGCTATCCATCTCGGAATGGTTGGCAAAATCCTCCAGTGTTTTTACCAAGAGTTGTCAAACAATCCGAAACTGGTTTGGAGAAATCATTAGTTATTTTGAGCGAAGGACAACGAATGGGGTGGTCGAGGGAATCAACAATAAACTTAAACTAATAAAACGGAGAGGCTATGGCTTTAGAAACTTTCGGAATTTTTGGGTTAGAAGTATGTTATCTTGGCATCTTGTATGTTGA
- a CDS encoding IS630-like element ISMae25 family transposase (programmed frameshift) — protein MGRGRRDKVNLTGEQRENLEQISRNGYAPAKKILHARILLMCDEGEQAKRKWTDEEIGEALEVHRNTVGRIRQRFLQKGEKPALERKSRKTPPTPAKVDGAAAAQIIALCCSEPPSGRAEWTIRLLTSELKQRQIITEISSPTVWRTPKKNQLRPWKTQRYCIPEQDLARFVAQMEVVLDLYGTQPSEEEPLIAMDEASKQLLGEVYPPIPMQPGQDKKEDYHYSREGVQALFMFFDPHRGWRRVSNRDSRTRIDWAEEIRQLLDVDYPKARKVKLVCDNLNTHNIASLYEAFPAPVAHRLARRLEIYYTPRNGSWLNVAETELSVLSRQCLDRRISSKEELKREIETWQKERNQTASTVIWTFTTSDARVKLKHLYPVFEEEESGESIAPN, from the exons ATGGGAAGAGGTCGGCGAGATAAAGTCAATCTAACAGGGGAACAAAGAGAAAACCTCGAACAAATCAGTCGTAATGGCTATGCACCAGCTAAAAAAATTCTCCACGCTCGGATTTTGCTGATGTGTGACGAGGGAGAACAGGCGAAAAGGAAATGGACAGATGAAGAAATAGGCGAAGCTTTAGAAGTTCATAGAAATACAGTGGGACGTATTCGTCAAAGATTTCTTCAAAAAGGCGAAAAACCAGCATTAGAACGGAAATCGAGAAAAACTCCCCCCACTCCGGCAAAAGTTGATGGAGCCGCCGCCGCCCAAATCATTGCCCTGTGCTGTTCGGAGCCACCATCTGGCCGAGCCGAGTGGACAATCCGACTATTAACCTCGGAACTCAAACAAAGACAAATTATCACCGAGATTTCCAGTCCAACGGTGTGGCGTACTC CTAAAAAAAACCAATTACGCCCTTGGAAAACCCAAAGATACTGTATTCCGGAACAGGATTTAGCCCGATTTGTTGCCCAGATGGAAGTTGTCCTTGACCTGTATGGCACTCAGCCATCGGAAGAAGAACCGTTAATCGCGATGGATGAAGCATCAAAGCAACTACTTGGAGAAGTTTACCCTCCGATACCCATGCAACCTGGACAAGATAAAAAAGAAGACTATCACTATAGTCGTGAAGGGGTTCAAGCCTTGTTCATGTTTTTTGACCCCCATCGAGGATGGAGACGGGTGAGTAACCGAGATAGTCGAACCCGAATAGATTGGGCAGAAGAAATTCGTCAATTATTGGATGTGGACTATCCAAAGGCTCGAAAAGTCAAGCTCGTCTGTGATAATCTCAACACTCATAACATAGCCTCGCTTTATGAAGCATTTCCAGCACCCGTTGCTCATCGTTTAGCTAGAAGACTGGAAATTTATTACACACCTCGTAATGGTAGCTGGTTAAATGTAGCCGAAACTGAACTAAGCGTCTTATCGAGGCAATGTTTAGATAGAAGGATTTCTAGCAAGGAAGAACTGAAAAGGGAGATAGAAACCTGGCAAAAAGAACGTAATCAGACTGCATCTACAGTAATATGGACGTTTACGACCAGCGATGCTAGGGTCAAGCTGAAACATCTTTATCCTGTGTTTGAGGAGGAGGAATCGGGAGAATCTATTGCACCAAATTAG
- a CDS encoding antitoxin family protein, whose translation MPQQTCEAVFENGVLRPLSNLQLNEGQCVKLTIASNSISQLTPQKWSETGIIAQLTANPIKIEDFHPLTREEANERW comes from the coding sequence ATGCCGCAACAAACCTGTGAAGCCGTCTTTGAAAATGGCGTTTTACGTCCTCTTAGTAATCTCCAACTCAATGAAGGACAGTGCGTTAAACTCACTATAGCATCCAATTCAATTTCCCAGCTTACTCCCCAAAAATGGTCAGAAACGGGGATAATCGCCCAGTTAACAGCAAATCCGATTAAAATTGAAGATTTCCATCCTCTTACCAGAGAAGAAGCGAATGAACGCTGGTGA
- a CDS encoding BON domain-containing protein, with translation MDWLKRIFGLDKPADAASAIAGKAAAAGIPPERVGLDGKYDESGLAKRVVLAFDETPDLADEDKLWVAQTGGKVVLKGKVSNQATLNKMVAIASKVHGATSVDTSQVTIG, from the coding sequence ATGGATTGGTTAAAAAGAATTTTTGGCTTAGATAAACCGGCCGATGCCGCTAGTGCGATCGCGGGGAAAGCCGCTGCTGCGGGTATTCCCCCCGAAAGAGTCGGATTAGATGGAAAATACGACGAAAGCGGCCTAGCTAAACGAGTAGTTTTAGCTTTTGACGAGACACCGGATTTAGCTGATGAAGACAAATTGTGGGTCGCTCAAACTGGTGGTAAAGTTGTACTAAAAGGCAAGGTTTCCAATCAGGCGACTTTAAATAAAATGGTGGCAATTGCCAGTAAAGTCCATGGGGCAACCAGCGTCGATACCAGTCAAGTAACTATTGGGTGA
- a CDS encoding CoB--CoM heterodisulfide reductase iron-sulfur subunit B family protein, with protein sequence MSSNFLESMTVKNLQYAYFPGCVAQGACRELYLSTAALTEALGINLVELKKAACCGSGTYKEDSQLLEDAVNARNIALAEALNLPLLTHCSTCQGVIGHVDERLKEAKHNNPNYVEEVNNYLQKEHCSPYQGTTTVKHLLWAIVGDYGLDNLAAKVIRPLSGLNCASFYGCYLLRAQDTLPYDNPFQPESLENVFRVVGANPIYYQGRTQCCGWPLSSYATTQSFQMAGKHILEAMAAGADCLVTPCPLCHLNLDSRQPEVAKVIGRSLGLPVLHFSQLVALAVGVSPDRLGLDRHIVSTKSLLKKLGF encoded by the coding sequence ATGAGTAGTAATTTCCTAGAATCCATGACAGTCAAAAATCTCCAGTATGCTTATTTTCCCGGTTGTGTCGCCCAAGGTGCCTGTCGGGAACTATATTTATCCACGGCAGCCCTGACGGAAGCTTTGGGGATTAATTTAGTCGAACTCAAAAAAGCTGCCTGTTGTGGTTCGGGAACCTATAAGGAAGATTCGCAACTCTTGGAAGATGCCGTCAATGCGCGCAATATTGCCCTAGCGGAAGCCCTCAATTTACCCCTGTTGACTCACTGTAGCACCTGTCAAGGAGTGATCGGTCATGTGGATGAGCGCTTGAAGGAAGCAAAGCATAATAATCCCAATTATGTTGAGGAAGTTAATAATTATTTACAGAAAGAACATTGTTCCCCCTACCAAGGTACGACGACGGTTAAGCACCTACTCTGGGCAATTGTCGGCGATTATGGCTTAGATAATCTGGCGGCCAAGGTGATTCGTCCCTTATCAGGCTTAAATTGTGCCAGTTTTTATGGTTGTTATCTCCTGCGGGCCCAGGATACTCTCCCCTACGATAATCCTTTTCAGCCGGAATCCCTAGAAAATGTCTTTCGGGTGGTGGGAGCAAATCCGATTTATTATCAAGGACGCACTCAATGCTGTGGTTGGCCCCTGTCCAGTTATGCCACCACCCAATCGTTCCAAATGGCAGGAAAACACATTTTAGAGGCCATGGCAGCGGGGGCCGATTGTTTAGTCACCCCTTGTCCTTTATGCCATCTTAATCTTGATTCCCGACAACCGGAAGTGGCAAAAGTGATCGGTCGAAGTTTAGGTTTACCCGTGTTACATTTTTCCCAATTAGTCGCTTTAGCGGTGGGAGTCAGTCCCGATCGTTTAGGATTAGATCGACACATCGTTTCCACCAAATCCCTCTTAAAGAAATTGGGGTTTTAG
- a CDS encoding DUF5615 family PIN-like protein, with protein sequence MSRISLYMDEDSTLRSLAFILKSRGVDVITALEANRWGYSDEEQLIWATSQGCSLYSSNVRDFYYLHTLFLQQKRNHAGIILVQQQRYSMGEVMRGILQLIATKSAEEMIDQVEFLSAWITR encoded by the coding sequence ATGAGTAGAATTAGCTTATATATGGATGAGGATTCTACATTGCGATCGCTTGCTTTTATTTTGAAAAGTAGAGGTGTTGATGTGATTACTGCTTTAGAAGCTAATAGATGGGGATACTCTGATGAAGAACAATTAATCTGGGCAACTTCTCAGGGGTGTAGTCTTTATAGTTCTAATGTTAGAGATTTTTATTATTTACATACACTTTTCTTGCAACAAAAAAGAAATCATGCAGGAATCATTCTAGTCCAACAACAAAGATATTCAATGGGGGAAGTTATGCGAGGGATTTTACAGCTAATTGCCACTAAATCAGCCGAAGAAATGATCGATCAGGTTGAATTTCTTAGTGCTTGGATTACTCGATGA
- the leuS gene encoding leucine--tRNA ligase: protein MPYNPAEIEQKWQKIWQQMGLDKTPENADKPKFYALSMFPYPSGNLHMGHVRNYTITDVIARLKRMQGYRVLHPMGWDAFGLPAENAAIERGVPPAKWTDQNIAQMKRQLQQLGLSIDWEREVATCSPEYYRWTQWLFLQFFESGLAYQKEAAVNWDPIDQTVLANEQVDSEGKSWRSGAKVERKLLRQWFLKITDYAEQLLTDLDKLTGWPERVKTMQANWIGKSVGAYLEFPLVNSTEKIAVFTTRPDTVYGVTYVVLAPEHPLTLQVTTPEQKSAVETFIQEIASESELERTAEDKPKRGIKTGGLAINPFTGEEIPILIADYVLYEYGTGAVMGVPAHDSRDFKFARENNLPIKIVITPESGEIELKDAYTEAGIMINSAQFNGLNSQEGKTAIIDYATAQGYGKARIQYRLRDWLISRQRYWGCPIPVIHCPNCGTVPVPIDNLPVTLPENVEFSGRGASPLAKLEDWVNVDCPRCGTPAKRETDTMDTFIDSSWYFLRYTDAKNEDIPFQFEKVNDWMPVDQYVGGIEHAILHLLYSRFFTKVLRDRGLVNVDEPFNRLLTQGMVQGLTYKNPETGKYVPAENVIYKEDKYCDKDTGEVLSFFFEKMSKSKYNGVDPLKVLEKYGADTARMFILFTAPPEKDLQWEDAGVEGQFRFLNRVWRLVSEYIENKPKQVKKIETFSKTDKDLRRAIHTAIKEISEDLEGDYQFNTAISELMKLSNALGDNKCFASPIYREGIETLLILLSLFAPHLSEELWQALGHNQSIHLQPWPKVDSTALIVDEITLVIQILGKTRGTIQVPASADKSTLETLALESEIAQRYLEGKEIKKVIVVPGKLVNFVVV from the coding sequence GTGCCGTACAACCCCGCAGAAATCGAACAGAAATGGCAGAAGATTTGGCAGCAAATGGGATTGGACAAAACCCCAGAAAACGCCGATAAACCGAAATTTTACGCCCTCTCCATGTTCCCCTATCCATCAGGCAACCTGCACATGGGTCACGTTCGTAACTATACTATCACCGATGTGATTGCCCGTCTGAAAAGAATGCAGGGTTATCGCGTGCTGCATCCCATGGGGTGGGATGCTTTCGGATTACCGGCAGAAAATGCCGCTATTGAAAGGGGAGTTCCTCCGGCAAAATGGACTGATCAAAATATTGCCCAGATGAAACGGCAATTACAACAGTTAGGATTATCTATCGATTGGGAAAGAGAAGTTGCCACCTGTTCCCCGGAATATTATCGTTGGACCCAATGGCTATTTTTACAGTTTTTTGAATCAGGATTAGCCTACCAAAAAGAAGCGGCAGTGAATTGGGATCCTATCGATCAAACTGTCTTGGCCAATGAACAGGTAGATAGTGAAGGAAAATCTTGGCGATCGGGTGCTAAAGTAGAAAGAAAATTACTCCGGCAATGGTTCCTAAAAATCACCGATTATGCCGAACAATTACTCACTGATTTAGATAAACTTACCGGTTGGCCAGAACGGGTTAAAACCATGCAGGCCAACTGGATTGGTAAATCGGTAGGTGCTTATTTAGAATTTCCTCTTGTTAACTCCACAGAAAAAATTGCCGTTTTTACCACTCGTCCCGATACGGTTTATGGAGTCACTTATGTGGTACTTGCTCCCGAACATCCCTTAACTTTACAAGTTACCACTCCCGAACAAAAATCGGCCGTAGAAACTTTTATTCAAGAGATAGCCAGCGAAAGCGAATTAGAAAGAACCGCCGAAGATAAACCCAAACGCGGTATTAAAACCGGAGGACTGGCAATTAATCCTTTTACCGGTGAAGAAATTCCGATTTTAATTGCTGATTATGTCCTCTACGAATACGGGACGGGGGCAGTGATGGGAGTCCCGGCTCACGACAGTCGCGATTTTAAATTCGCTCGGGAAAATAACCTACCAATTAAGATAGTTATTACTCCAGAAAGTGGCGAAATCGAGTTAAAAGATGCTTATACAGAAGCGGGAATTATGATTAATTCCGCTCAATTTAATGGACTGAATTCCCAAGAAGGAAAAACCGCTATTATTGATTATGCCACTGCCCAAGGTTACGGCAAAGCTAGAATACAATATCGCCTCCGGGATTGGTTAATTTCCCGTCAAAGATATTGGGGTTGTCCGATTCCAGTTATCCACTGTCCTAACTGTGGAACCGTGCCAGTACCTATCGATAATTTACCCGTTACTTTACCGGAAAATGTCGAATTTAGCGGTCGAGGTGCTTCTCCTTTAGCTAAGTTAGAAGACTGGGTAAATGTGGATTGTCCTCGCTGTGGAACTCCCGCAAAACGGGAAACGGACACCATGGATACTTTCATCGATTCTAGTTGGTATTTCCTCCGTTATACCGATGCTAAAAATGAAGATATACCCTTTCAATTTGAGAAGGTTAATGATTGGATGCCCGTGGATCAATACGTCGGAGGAATCGAACACGCTATCCTACATTTACTCTATTCTCGTTTCTTTACCAAAGTTTTAAGAGACCGAGGTTTAGTTAATGTCGATGAACCTTTTAACCGTCTATTAACCCAGGGAATGGTACAGGGATTAACCTACAAAAATCCCGAAACTGGCAAATATGTCCCCGCAGAAAATGTTATCTATAAAGAGGATAAATATTGCGATAAAGACACGGGAGAAGTTCTATCTTTCTTCTTTGAAAAAATGTCTAAGTCGAAATATAACGGCGTTGATCCTCTAAAAGTCCTCGAAAAATATGGGGCCGATACTGCCCGAATGTTTATACTTTTTACCGCACCCCCAGAAAAAGATTTACAGTGGGAAGATGCGGGGGTAGAAGGACAATTTCGCTTTCTTAATCGGGTGTGGCGTTTAGTCAGCGAATATATTGAAAATAAACCCAAGCAAGTCAAAAAAATAGAAACTTTCTCGAAAACTGACAAGGATTTAAGACGGGCAATTCACACCGCTATTAAAGAAATCTCCGAGGATTTAGAAGGAGATTATCAATTTAATACCGCCATTTCCGAATTGATGAAACTCAGTAACGCTTTAGGGGATAATAAGTGTTTTGCATCCCCCATTTATCGGGAAGGAATCGAAACCCTATTAATCTTACTTTCCCTCTTTGCTCCCCATCTTAGCGAAGAATTATGGCAAGCTTTAGGTCATAACCAATCAATTCACCTGCAACCCTGGCCAAAAGTTGATTCCACTGCCCTGATTGTGGACGAGATTACCCTTGTCATCCAAATTTTGGGAAAAACCAGAGGCACGATACAAGTTCCCGCTAGTGCCGATAAAAGCACCCTAGAAACCCTCGCCCTGGAATCAGAAATCGCCCAACGTTATTTAGAGGGTAAGGAAATCAAAAAAGTGATTGTTGTCCCGGGCAAATTAGTTAATTTTGTCGTGGTTTAA